AGCGACGCCCGAACGACAACGACTTCTGCCAGGTGCGCGTGGGCCGCGGTTCGCAGCGGCTGGAAACCCGCCTGGTGCCGCCGCAGACCGGCCCGGTCGACGAGCTGGAGCCGATCACCACGCTGGCCCTGCGGCGCTTCGTCCGCGCGCACTCGCTGGTGCCGGACCTGCCGATCGCCACCTCGCTGCGCGGTTTCGCCGCGGTCGGCCTGCAGGGCGACAAGGAGCTCGTGCGCTCGCTGGCCCGCGCGATGGTGTGCCAGCTGGCCACCTTCCACACTCCTGACGACGTGATGATCGCGGTCGCCAGCAGCGGCCGCGCGCGCACCGAGTGGGAGTGGGTGAAGTGGCTGCCGCACGCCCAGCACCCGACCGAGACCGACGGCATCGGCCAGATGCGGCTGATGGCCGGTTCGCTGGCCGCGCTGGAGCAGATGCTCTCCGAGCAGCTCGCCGAGCGGCCGCGCTTCCAGCGCAACGCGGCGCCGCCGGACGGCCAGCCGCACATCGTGATCATCATCGACGACGCCGAGATCAGCCGCGAGGAAGCGCTCTACGTCGAGGGCGGCCTGGCGGGCGTCACCATGATCGACCTGTCCGACCTGCTCGGCCAGCTCACCGCGCGCCGCGGCATGCGGATGGTCGTCGAGGAGGACCGGATCGGTGCCCGCGGTGGCAGCGGTGTGGAGTGGTTCGGCAAGCCGGACTCGCTGACCATGGAGGAAGCCACCTCGCTGGCCCGCCAGATGGCCCCGTACCGGGTCGCCGGTGGCGCGGGTGCATCGGCCGACGCCGACAGCGGCGGCTACGAGCCGCTGACCACGCCGCTGAACTACATCGAGCAGCTGGGCCTGGCCGGTGACGTCGTCACCTTCGACCTCAACGAGGCCTGGCGGCCGCGGTCCCGCGACGACCTCTACCGCGTCGCGATCGGCCCCGGCGAGCACGGCGAGATCGTCCACCTGGACATCAAGGAGACCGCCTCCGGCGGTATGGGCCCGCACGGTCTGTGCGTCGGTTCGACCGGTTCCGGTAAGTCCGAGTTCCTGCGCACCATCGTGCTCGGCCTGATCGCCACCCACTCGTCGTCGATGCTCAACTTCGTGGTCGTCGACTTCAAGGGTGGTGCGACCTTCAACGGGTTCGACCCGGCGCCGCACGTGTCGGCGAACATCTCGAACCTCGAGGGCGACGGCTCGCTGATCGACCGCATGCAGGACGCGCTCGCCGGTGAGATGAACCGCCGTCAGGAGGTCCTGAACAAGGCGGGCGCGAAGAACGTCTGGGACTACCGGAAGATGGGCGAGGCGGGCGACGCCCGCTGCCAGGAGCCGCTGCCCGCGCTGTTCGTGGTCATCGACGAGTTCTCCGAGCTGCTGTCCAAGCAGCCGGAATTCGCCGACCTCTTCAACGAGATCGGTCGACTGGGTCGTTCGCTGCAGGTCCACCTGTTGCTCGCCTCCCAGCGGCTGGAAGAGGGCAAGCTGCGCGGTCTGGACTCGCACCTGTCGTACCGGATCGGTCTGAAGACCTTCAACGCGGCGGACTCCCGCGCGGCGATCGGTGTCCCGGACGCCGCCGACCTGCCCACCACCGGTGGTCACGGCTACCTGAAGCACCCCAACGGCATGGAGCGGTTCCGCGCCGCTTACGTGTCCGGGCACGTGAACCAGACCAGCGGTCGCCGCCCGGCGCTCAAGGGCGGTTCGTCGCCGGTCACCGGTGAGAAGATGCCGCGCCGCTTCATCCCGGACTACGTGGAGAAGCCGAAGGAGCCGGAGAAGCCGGCCGTCGAAGAGGTCAAGGAAGAGAAGAAGAGCGACCTCGACCCGACCGACTTCCAGATCATCATCAACAAGGTCCACGGCCAGGGCCCGCCCGCCCACCAGGTGTGGCTGCCGCCGCTGGACACCCCGCCGACGCTGGACAGCCTGCTGCCGCCGCTGCAGCAGACCGACGACCGCGGTTACACCGCGGCGGGTTACGCGGGCAGCGGTCGGCTCCAGGTGCCGATCGGCCTGATCGACGTGCCGTACCACCAGCGCCAGGACCCGTACATCCTCGACCTGAGCGGTCAGGGCGGTCACGGCGCGATCGTCGGCGGTGTCGGCGCCGGCAAGTCGAACACGGTCCGCGCGATGATCGCTTCGATGGCGCTGACCCACACCCCGCAGGAAGTGCAGTTCTACTGCGTCGACCTCGGTGGTGGTTCCATCGCGGCGCTGCGCGGCCTGCCGCACGTGGGTGGTTACGGCACCCGGCGCGACCAGGACGCCGTCCGCCGGACGATCGCCGAGCTGAAGACGATGCTCAGCGAGCGGGAAGCCCGCTTCCAGCAGCACGGCATCGAGGGCATGAACGACTACCGCAACCGGCGTCGGCGCGGTGAGTTCGACGACGACCCGTTCGGCGACGCGTTCCTGATCATCGACGGCTGGCGGACCTTCCGCGAGGAGTTCGAGACCCTCGAGCAGGACGTGCTGAACCTGGCGGCCAACGGTCTCGCCTACGGCGTGCACGTGTTCGTGACCGCGGC
This portion of the Saccharopolyspora antimicrobica genome encodes:
- the eccCa gene encoding type VII secretion protein EccCa, translating into MSTLQFKRTPRLAAPRPPGGEVHLEPPPEIPRTIPGNIVQKVLPAVMIVASLGMMVFMLQRAQNNPMMMMMPMMMLISTFGMMAGGGKEGGQKKAEMNEDRKDYLRYLGQMRDRAREAADEQRLAREWVHPDPQRLWSLATGSRRMWERRPNDNDFCQVRVGRGSQRLETRLVPPQTGPVDELEPITTLALRRFVRAHSLVPDLPIATSLRGFAAVGLQGDKELVRSLARAMVCQLATFHTPDDVMIAVASSGRARTEWEWVKWLPHAQHPTETDGIGQMRLMAGSLAALEQMLSEQLAERPRFQRNAAPPDGQPHIVIIIDDAEISREEALYVEGGLAGVTMIDLSDLLGQLTARRGMRMVVEEDRIGARGGSGVEWFGKPDSLTMEEATSLARQMAPYRVAGGAGASADADSGGYEPLTTPLNYIEQLGLAGDVVTFDLNEAWRPRSRDDLYRVAIGPGEHGEIVHLDIKETASGGMGPHGLCVGSTGSGKSEFLRTIVLGLIATHSSSMLNFVVVDFKGGATFNGFDPAPHVSANISNLEGDGSLIDRMQDALAGEMNRRQEVLNKAGAKNVWDYRKMGEAGDARCQEPLPALFVVIDEFSELLSKQPEFADLFNEIGRLGRSLQVHLLLASQRLEEGKLRGLDSHLSYRIGLKTFNAADSRAAIGVPDAADLPTTGGHGYLKHPNGMERFRAAYVSGHVNQTSGRRPALKGGSSPVTGEKMPRRFIPDYVEKPKEPEKPAVEEVKEEKKSDLDPTDFQIIINKVHGQGPPAHQVWLPPLDTPPTLDSLLPPLQQTDDRGYTAAGYAGSGRLQVPIGLIDVPYHQRQDPYILDLSGQGGHGAIVGGVGAGKSNTVRAMIASMALTHTPQEVQFYCVDLGGGSIAALRGLPHVGGYGTRRDQDAVRRTIAELKTMLSEREARFQQHGIEGMNDYRNRRRRGEFDDDPFGDAFLIIDGWRTFREEFETLEQDVLNLAANGLAYGVHVFVTAARWAEIRPAMKDLMQTRVELRLGDTSESEIDRKFAVKVPQGRPGRGMHGSKLHFLTALPRVDSESIGDRVEAEIELVKREIDEGKPVRAPRMGWELYNEDVSDGVADLVNRVKSSWKGRPAPQVRLLPDLLPHQQLPRPEQQPNPKLVPIGINEDGLHPVYLDFAAEPNFYAFGERESGKTALLRTIVRGITERYTPKEALILLVDYRRTMLGFLNTGHLLEYSVGADQLKGNVKDVVGSLKKRLPGPDVTQEQLKNRSWWKGPELFVIVDDYELVAPQGNNPLAPLAEFIPTASDVGLHIVLARNSGGAGRALYEPLIGKMRETSAPGLAMSANKDDGQLVANIKSRQLPPGRGTLVSRSLRGGPQMIQTAFIPPE